A region from the Streptosporangium sp. NBC_01756 genome encodes:
- a CDS encoding GntR family transcriptional regulator, protein MPEMRELKFRRLAAELRAEIRSGLWAAGAKLPTEQEISRTHGVSLTTVRRAVDELVEEALVVRRQGSGTFVVQQAPAVRGEAALVGVVVPDTTLYYPKVLEGIEEALTAAGARLMLACSRYRPVEEEAALRRMLDSGVDGLLVVPTLIGRADPAAVIDHLTGLPVPAVLIERGLDSGDDPSEHVRTDHAAGGYAAVRHLAALGHTRLALLTRSGNPTSAPVGRGFEKAVADLGLWTAEPFSTPQIEWSAEVADGQVRRVVSEGVTALVCFGDREAIMVVSAARRAGLSVPEDLAVVAYDDEIAELAEVPLTAVSPPKRHLGRHAAELLLRRLREPDLPRHQVWLRPGIVVRRSCGASLREITSD, encoded by the coding sequence ATGCCGGAGATGCGGGAACTGAAGTTCCGCAGGCTCGCCGCCGAGCTTCGCGCGGAGATCCGCTCGGGTCTCTGGGCGGCCGGCGCCAAGCTGCCCACCGAGCAGGAGATCTCCCGCACCCACGGGGTCAGTCTCACCACGGTCCGCCGCGCGGTGGACGAGCTCGTCGAAGAGGCGCTCGTGGTCCGGCGGCAGGGATCGGGCACCTTCGTGGTCCAGCAGGCGCCGGCCGTCCGGGGTGAGGCCGCGCTCGTCGGTGTGGTCGTGCCGGACACCACGCTGTACTACCCGAAGGTCCTGGAGGGCATCGAGGAGGCGCTGACCGCCGCCGGAGCGCGGCTGATGCTGGCCTGCTCCCGCTACCGGCCGGTCGAGGAGGAGGCCGCGCTGCGGCGGATGCTCGACTCCGGCGTGGACGGCCTGCTCGTCGTCCCCACGCTCATCGGCCGCGCGGACCCCGCGGCCGTCATCGACCACCTGACCGGCCTGCCGGTGCCCGCCGTACTGATCGAACGCGGCCTGGACTCCGGTGACGACCCCAGCGAGCACGTCCGCACCGACCACGCGGCCGGAGGCTACGCGGCCGTGCGCCACCTCGCCGCGCTCGGCCACACCCGGCTGGCCCTGCTCACCCGCTCGGGCAACCCCACCAGCGCGCCGGTCGGCCGGGGTTTCGAGAAGGCGGTGGCGGACCTGGGCCTGTGGACCGCCGAACCGTTCTCCACCCCGCAGATCGAGTGGAGCGCCGAGGTCGCCGACGGACAGGTGCGCCGCGTGGTGTCCGAGGGCGTCACGGCCCTGGTCTGCTTCGGCGACCGTGAGGCCATCATGGTGGTCTCCGCCGCCCGGCGGGCCGGTCTGTCCGTACCCGAGGACCTGGCGGTCGTCGCCTACGACGACGAGATCGCCGAGCTCGCGGAGGTGCCGCTCACCGCGGTCTCCCCGCCCAAACGACATCTCGGCCGCCACGCGGCCGAGCTCCTGCTCCGCCGCCTGCGCGAGCCGGACCTGCCCAGACACCAGGTATGGCTGCGCCCCGGCATCGTCGTGCGCCGATCATGCGGCGCCTCGTTGAGAGAGATCACAAGTGACTGA
- a CDS encoding Gfo/Idh/MocA family protein: MTELRLGLIGAGAVGVLHADASLRVPGLRVGAVCDVNPEAAHRVAAPHGVPVHADHRDLIASGEVDAVVVNTPHALHTAIVCDAAAAGLHVLVEKPMATSLADCDLMIDACAAAGVRLAVGHIQRFLPDKVAAMTALAAGEIGETLMMSDRRGSDYRPGSRPGWFLDPEIAGGGVFINIGAHTVDRLVWLSGRRVERVEASLSSSLDGSSVETDVLARLVLSGGLTAQVTVTSTGPPAPHDEVVVVGETGVLSISSQTGTALHRDGVTTWLHRPGGDDVPAAFAAQLADFAGAVRDGREPAVTGAHGRDVLEVVLAAYASAASGAPVRVGAVVGQP, encoded by the coding sequence GTGACTGAACTCCGTCTGGGTCTGATCGGCGCGGGCGCCGTCGGCGTACTGCACGCCGACGCGTCGCTCCGGGTGCCCGGCCTCCGGGTGGGCGCCGTCTGCGACGTGAATCCGGAGGCCGCGCACCGGGTCGCCGCACCCCACGGCGTCCCGGTGCACGCCGACCACCGCGACCTGATCGCCTCGGGTGAGGTGGACGCCGTGGTGGTCAACACCCCGCACGCGCTGCACACCGCGATCGTGTGCGACGCGGCGGCGGCCGGGCTGCACGTCCTGGTCGAGAAACCCATGGCCACCTCGCTCGCCGACTGCGATCTGATGATCGACGCCTGCGCGGCCGCCGGGGTGCGGCTGGCCGTCGGGCACATCCAGCGCTTCCTGCCCGACAAGGTCGCGGCGATGACCGCGCTTGCGGCCGGGGAGATCGGCGAGACGCTGATGATGTCCGACCGGCGTGGCTCCGACTACCGGCCCGGCTCGCGTCCCGGCTGGTTCCTCGACCCGGAGATCGCCGGCGGAGGGGTGTTCATCAACATCGGCGCGCACACCGTGGACCGGCTGGTGTGGCTGTCCGGCCGCCGGGTCGAACGGGTGGAGGCCTCGCTGTCCAGTTCCCTGGACGGCTCATCGGTCGAGACCGACGTGCTGGCCAGGCTGGTCCTGTCCGGCGGCCTGACCGCACAGGTCACGGTGACCAGCACCGGCCCGCCGGCGCCGCACGACGAGGTCGTCGTCGTCGGCGAGACCGGCGTCCTGTCGATCTCCTCCCAGACCGGTACGGCGCTGCACCGGGACGGCGTGACCACCTGGCTGCACCGGCCGGGCGGCGACGACGTCCCCGCGGCCTTCGCCGCCCAGCTCGCCGACTTCGCCGGCGCCGTACGGGACGGCCGGGAGCCCGCGGTGACCGGCGCGCACGGGCGGGACGTGCTGGAGGTCGTGCTGGCGGCCTACGCCTCGGCGGCGAGCGGGGCGCCGGTGCGGGTGGGGGCCGTCGTTGGCCAGCCGTGA
- a CDS encoding sulfatase-like hydrolase/transferase: MASRDPDRPNVLLVLSDDQGPWALGCAGNDDLRTPALDALAASGVRLSRFFCTSPVCSPARASLFTGEIPSQHGVHDWISRGHAGDGGVDFLAGRRLFTDDLHDAGYRLGLVGKWHLGANDRPRPGFVRWLAHESGGGPYLDAVLYDEGERVTAPGYLTDVLTGEACAFLSGEAEREEPFYLSLHYTAPHTPWKGQHPPAFEALYEGCAFDSCPQGPPHPWQPVGPDGAPVGGESDVRAALTGYFAAISAMDAGIGRVLSRLAELGLTESTLVVFTSDNGFNCGHHGIWGKGNGTFPQNVYDSSVMVPAIVSQPGRVPGGRVCEALLSAYDLRPTLLEHLGLPAAVGLRPGRSFADVLDGSPGEDRSRVVVFDEYGPVRMIRTEEWKYVHRHPYGPHELYDLVADPGEERNLAAAPEAASVRAGLAGELDAWFATYVDPAADGRGLPVNGSGQTAPLRPGSGLGAFEAAPFPTVPRYG, translated from the coding sequence TTGGCCAGCCGTGACCCCGACCGGCCCAACGTCCTGCTCGTCCTGAGCGACGACCAGGGCCCATGGGCCCTGGGCTGTGCGGGCAACGACGACCTCCGCACCCCCGCGCTCGACGCCCTGGCGGCTTCGGGTGTGCGGCTGTCACGGTTCTTCTGCACCTCCCCGGTGTGCTCCCCGGCCCGCGCGTCGCTGTTCACCGGAGAGATCCCGTCCCAGCACGGCGTGCACGACTGGATCAGCCGGGGGCACGCGGGCGACGGCGGGGTGGACTTCCTGGCCGGGCGCAGGCTCTTCACCGACGACCTGCACGACGCGGGGTACCGGCTCGGCCTGGTCGGCAAGTGGCATCTGGGCGCCAACGACCGGCCCCGGCCGGGCTTCGTGCGCTGGCTGGCGCACGAGAGCGGCGGCGGGCCGTACCTGGACGCGGTCCTCTACGACGAGGGCGAGCGGGTCACGGCACCCGGGTATCTCACCGACGTGCTGACCGGCGAGGCGTGCGCCTTCCTGTCGGGCGAGGCGGAGCGCGAGGAGCCGTTCTACCTGTCGCTGCACTACACCGCGCCGCACACCCCGTGGAAGGGGCAGCACCCCCCGGCGTTCGAGGCGCTCTACGAGGGCTGTGCGTTCGACTCCTGCCCGCAGGGGCCGCCGCACCCCTGGCAGCCGGTGGGCCCGGACGGGGCCCCGGTCGGCGGCGAGTCCGACGTGCGCGCCGCGTTGACCGGCTATTTCGCGGCGATCTCGGCGATGGACGCCGGGATCGGCCGGGTGCTGTCCCGGCTGGCGGAGCTGGGACTCACGGAGTCGACGCTGGTGGTCTTCACCAGTGACAACGGCTTCAACTGCGGCCATCACGGGATCTGGGGCAAGGGCAACGGCACCTTCCCGCAGAACGTCTACGACAGCTCGGTCATGGTCCCGGCGATCGTGAGCCAGCCGGGACGCGTCCCCGGCGGCCGGGTGTGCGAGGCACTGCTGTCGGCCTACGACCTGCGGCCCACGCTGCTGGAACACCTCGGGCTTCCGGCTGCCGTCGGATTACGGCCCGGACGGTCGTTCGCCGACGTCCTCGACGGCTCGCCGGGCGAGGACCGCTCCCGGGTGGTGGTGTTCGACGAGTACGGGCCGGTGCGGATGATCCGGACCGAGGAGTGGAAATACGTGCACCGGCATCCGTACGGCCCGCACGAGCTCTACGACCTGGTGGCCGATCCGGGTGAGGAACGGAACCTGGCCGCCGCCCCCGAGGCGGCGTCCGTGCGCGCCGGTCTGGCCGGCGAGCTGGACGCCTGGTTCGCCACCTATGTCGACCCGGCGGCGGACGGCAGGGGGCTGCCCGTCAACGGGTCCGGCCAGACCGCGCCGCTACGGCCGGGCTCCGGACTCGGGGCCTTCGAGGCCGCGCCGTTCCCGACGGTCCCCCGGTACGGATGA
- a CDS encoding sugar phosphate isomerase/epimerase family protein, with protein MKLSFSTLGLPGAGLSEAIEIAAAHRCDGLELRLHPDTGVHVGLPGAGARRTEPPASGVSGREGRAAEREGPPADRPRVRAALAAAGLEISALAGYTGICAPGDDGPVVETLTAELVLAADLGAPGVRVFPKGDDRAVGARRLRAVAATARRLGVRVLVETHDAMPTGAAVARLLDETGDPEVTGAIWDLLHPWRHGEDPADTLAALGEHLAYVQVKDAGPDGTPVPMGQGAVPLEEAGTLLREREYDGWVSLEWERTWYPHVAPVQEVIPGAAAWVRRFS; from the coding sequence GTGAAGCTGTCCTTCAGCACGCTGGGCCTGCCCGGCGCGGGACTGTCCGAGGCGATCGAGATCGCGGCAGCGCACCGGTGCGACGGGCTGGAGCTGCGGCTCCACCCCGACACCGGTGTCCACGTCGGCCTGCCGGGGGCGGGCGCCCGCCGTACGGAGCCGCCGGCCTCCGGGGTTTCCGGACGCGAGGGGCGGGCGGCGGAGCGGGAAGGCCCGCCCGCCGACCGGCCACGGGTCCGGGCGGCACTGGCCGCCGCCGGGCTGGAGATCTCCGCCCTGGCCGGATACACCGGGATCTGCGCGCCGGGGGACGACGGGCCGGTGGTCGAGACGCTGACGGCCGAGCTGGTCCTCGCCGCCGATCTCGGGGCCCCGGGGGTGCGGGTGTTCCCCAAGGGGGACGATCGGGCGGTCGGGGCGCGGCGGCTGAGGGCGGTCGCGGCGACGGCCCGGCGGCTGGGCGTACGGGTGCTGGTGGAGACGCACGACGCGATGCCCACCGGCGCGGCCGTGGCGCGACTGCTCGACGAGACCGGTGATCCGGAGGTCACCGGGGCGATCTGGGACCTGCTGCACCCGTGGCGGCACGGTGAGGATCCGGCGGACACACTCGCGGCCCTCGGCGAGCACCTCGCCTACGTGCAGGTCAAGGATGCCGGTCCCGATGGGACGCCGGTCCCGATGGGGCAGGGCGCGGTCCCGCTGGAGGAGGCGGGGACGCTGCTGCGCGAGCGGGAATACGACGGGTGGGTGTCGCTGGAGTGGGAGCGGACCTGGTACCCGCACGTCGCACCGGTGCAGGAGGTGATTCCCGGGGCGGCGGCCTGGGTGCGCCGCTTCTCCTGA
- a CDS encoding aldo/keto reductase — translation MEYTRLGSTGTKVSRICLGMMSYGDPARGSDWILDETAAEPIVRGAADAGVMFFDTADVYSAGSSEEVTGRLLRKIFPNRDDYVLATKVFFPVGRGVNDGGLSRKHIHSAIDDSLRRLGTDYVDLYQIHRWDAETPIEETMLALHDVVRAGKARYLGASTMSAWQFAKAQHVAEANGWTKFVTMQNHYNLLYREEEREMNPLCADQGVGLIPWSPLARGLLARAGSEEATTRRGSDSRIDFLYTDADNDRQILDRVAQVARDHEVPPAQVALAWLLRQPGVSAPIVGATKDRHVEDAVAAVDLALTDNELAFLAEPYRPHDIAQ, via the coding sequence ATGGAATATACGCGTCTTGGATCAACCGGAACGAAGGTGTCGAGAATCTGCCTCGGCATGATGAGCTACGGCGATCCGGCCAGGGGCAGCGACTGGATCCTCGACGAGACCGCCGCGGAGCCGATCGTGCGCGGGGCCGCCGACGCCGGGGTGATGTTCTTCGACACCGCCGACGTCTACTCCGCCGGCAGCAGCGAGGAGGTCACCGGCCGCCTGCTCCGTAAGATCTTCCCCAACCGGGACGACTACGTGCTGGCCACCAAGGTCTTCTTCCCCGTGGGCAGGGGCGTCAACGACGGCGGCCTGTCGCGCAAGCACATCCACTCCGCCATCGACGACTCGCTGCGCCGTCTGGGCACCGACTACGTGGACCTCTACCAGATCCACCGCTGGGACGCGGAGACGCCGATCGAGGAGACCATGCTGGCCCTGCACGACGTGGTCCGCGCGGGCAAGGCCCGCTACCTCGGTGCCTCCACGATGAGCGCCTGGCAGTTCGCCAAGGCCCAGCATGTGGCCGAGGCCAATGGCTGGACGAAGTTCGTCACCATGCAGAACCACTACAACCTGCTCTACCGGGAGGAGGAGCGGGAGATGAACCCGCTCTGCGCCGACCAGGGAGTGGGCCTGATCCCGTGGAGCCCGCTGGCCCGGGGCCTGCTCGCCCGTGCCGGGTCCGAGGAGGCGACCACCCGCCGCGGGAGCGACTCGCGCATCGACTTCCTCTACACCGACGCGGACAACGACCGCCAGATCCTCGACCGGGTCGCCCAGGTCGCCCGGGACCACGAGGTCCCTCCGGCCCAGGTGGCCCTGGCCTGGCTGCTCCGCCAGCCGGGTGTGTCCGCTCCGATCGTCGGCGCGACCAAGGACCGGCATGTCGAGGACGCCGTCGCCGCGGTCGACCTTGCTCTGACGGACAATGAGCTCGCCTTCCTGGCCGAGCCGTACCGCCCGCACGACATCGCCCAGTGA
- a CDS encoding ROK family protein, giving the protein MRGAQGDLLRLVATGRAESRAELARLSGLAASSVSLRVEELIGTGLLVEEGAGTSRGGRRPRRLRISPTAGLLAVADLGARHARLGLLDLSGAPLIVEERPCDIALGPEATLDWMAAVFDELLVHGPSGAPLRGVGTGIPGPVDPATGRVVSPSRMPGWNNFPVAEYLGARYDLPVLVENDANLMAVGEARAWPGCDNLMVLKAGSGIGCGVIVDGRLHRGRGAAGDISHVRVRSDSSVVCSCGHSDCLEAYASGAALMDALVEQGIAVRRPADVVAAVNDGVPEATALVRNAGHLIGEVLTVLVNFINPDAIVIGGSLSTAEPLISSIRAAVYERCLPLATRDLEISVTRAGPDAALLGAGSLLLDAVLD; this is encoded by the coding sequence GTGCGGGGCGCCCAAGGCGATCTCCTGCGCCTCGTCGCCACCGGCCGTGCCGAGTCGCGCGCCGAGCTGGCCCGCCTCTCCGGCCTGGCCGCGTCGAGTGTCTCCCTGCGCGTCGAGGAGCTGATCGGCACCGGGCTGCTCGTGGAGGAGGGGGCCGGAACCTCCCGGGGAGGGCGGCGGCCGCGGCGGCTCCGGATCAGTCCCACCGCCGGGCTGCTCGCGGTGGCCGACCTCGGAGCCCGCCACGCCCGCCTGGGCCTGCTCGACCTCAGCGGCGCCCCGCTGATCGTCGAGGAACGCCCCTGCGACATCGCGCTGGGTCCGGAGGCGACCCTGGACTGGATGGCGGCCGTGTTCGACGAACTGCTCGTCCACGGCCCGTCCGGCGCCCCCCTGCGCGGGGTCGGCACCGGCATCCCCGGGCCGGTGGACCCCGCCACCGGCCGCGTGGTGTCCCCTTCGCGGATGCCCGGCTGGAACAACTTCCCCGTCGCCGAGTATCTCGGCGCGCGCTACGACCTGCCGGTGCTCGTCGAGAACGACGCCAACCTGATGGCCGTCGGCGAGGCCCGCGCGTGGCCCGGCTGCGACAACCTCATGGTGCTGAAGGCCGGCAGCGGCATAGGGTGCGGCGTGATCGTCGACGGCCGCCTGCACCGGGGGAGGGGCGCGGCCGGCGACATCAGCCACGTCCGGGTCAGGTCCGACTCCTCCGTCGTGTGCTCCTGCGGCCACTCCGACTGCCTGGAGGCCTACGCCAGCGGGGCGGCGCTGATGGACGCCCTGGTCGAGCAGGGCATCGCGGTACGGCGGCCCGCCGACGTCGTGGCCGCCGTCAACGACGGTGTGCCCGAGGCCACCGCCCTGGTCAGGAACGCCGGCCATCTCATCGGCGAGGTGCTCACCGTCCTGGTGAACTTCATCAACCCCGACGCCATCGTGATCGGCGGCAGCCTGTCCACGGCCGAGCCGTTGATCTCCTCGATCCGCGCCGCCGTCTACGAACGCTGCCTGCCGCTGGCCACCCGCGACCTGGAGATCTCCGTCACCCGCGCGGGCCCCGACGCGGCGCTGCTCGGCGCCGGATCGCTGCTCCTGGACGCCGTCCTGGACTGA
- a CDS encoding amino acid ABC transporter ATP-binding protein codes for MIQVQRLNKWFGDHHVLRDIDLEVAQGEVVVVIGPSGSGKSTLCRCLNRLESAGSGEVLIDGVPAPVEGRELARLRADVGMVFQSFNLFQHKSVLENVMLAPVKVRGVSRTEAESTARELLARVGIAEQAAKLPAQLSGGQQQRAAIARALAMRPKVMLFDEPTSALDPEMVGEVLDVMVQLAADGMTMVVVTHEMGFARRAADRVVFMDDGQIVETAEPNAFFEAPTTDRARDFLAKVLTH; via the coding sequence ATGATTCAGGTGCAAAGGCTGAATAAATGGTTCGGCGATCATCACGTGCTGCGCGACATCGATCTTGAGGTGGCGCAGGGCGAGGTCGTCGTGGTCATCGGCCCCTCGGGATCCGGAAAGTCCACGCTGTGCCGCTGCCTGAACCGGCTGGAGAGCGCGGGTTCGGGCGAGGTCCTCATCGACGGCGTCCCCGCCCCGGTGGAGGGCCGCGAGCTGGCCCGTCTCCGGGCCGACGTCGGCATGGTCTTCCAGTCGTTCAACCTCTTCCAGCACAAGAGCGTGCTGGAGAACGTCATGCTCGCGCCGGTGAAGGTGCGCGGCGTCAGCCGTACCGAGGCGGAGAGCACCGCCCGGGAGCTGCTGGCGCGCGTCGGCATCGCCGAGCAGGCCGCGAAACTGCCCGCCCAGCTCTCGGGCGGGCAGCAGCAGCGGGCGGCCATCGCCCGCGCGCTCGCCATGCGCCCCAAGGTGATGCTCTTCGACGAGCCCACCTCGGCGCTCGACCCCGAGATGGTCGGCGAGGTCCTGGACGTGATGGTCCAGCTCGCGGCCGACGGCATGACCATGGTCGTCGTCACCCACGAGATGGGCTTCGCCCGCAGGGCCGCCGACCGGGTGGTCTTCATGGACGACGGCCAGATCGTCGAGACGGCCGAGCCGAACGCCTTCTTCGAAGCTCCCACGACAGACCGGGCCAGGGACTTCCTGGCCAAGGTACTCACGCACTGA
- a CDS encoding glutamate ABC transporter substrate-binding protein: MVSMKRMAAVAAVSMIGLSACSGTDSGSPAVPGEAKGGDLLAKAPVAAAADILPGSTMEKIKQRGELIVGGSLDAPLLSQQNPTTGEVEGFDADMGKALAKYIIGEPKVKIVNSASETREALLSNGTVDVVFQTYTITPERAEQVAFAGPYYSSGLTLAVRKGTAGIAKPEDLNGKTVIAGANTPAIPAIKKIAPQAKIVTFGSDPECMQALKQERGDAYVQDETLLVANAKKDPSVQVVGSPFTTDPYGIGLKHGDDQFKKFVNDWLKKIQADGLWQQTWKNSIGTVVQGEAPTPPQIGSVPGS, encoded by the coding sequence ATGGTGTCCATGAAGCGGATGGCCGCTGTCGCCGCCGTGTCGATGATCGGCCTCTCGGCCTGTTCCGGCACGGATTCGGGCAGCCCGGCGGTACCGGGCGAGGCCAAGGGCGGTGATCTGCTCGCCAAGGCGCCGGTGGCGGCCGCCGCCGACATCCTGCCCGGCTCCACGATGGAGAAGATCAAGCAGCGCGGCGAGCTGATCGTCGGCGGGTCGCTCGACGCCCCGCTGCTGTCGCAGCAGAACCCGACGACCGGCGAGGTCGAGGGTTTCGACGCCGACATGGGCAAGGCGCTCGCCAAGTACATCATCGGCGAGCCCAAGGTGAAGATCGTCAACTCGGCCTCGGAGACCCGTGAGGCGCTGCTGAGCAACGGCACCGTGGACGTCGTCTTCCAGACCTACACGATCACGCCGGAGCGGGCCGAGCAGGTCGCCTTCGCCGGCCCCTACTACTCCTCGGGCCTGACCCTCGCGGTCAGGAAGGGCACGGCGGGCATCGCCAAGCCGGAGGATCTGAACGGCAAGACCGTCATCGCCGGCGCCAACACCCCGGCCATCCCGGCGATCAAGAAGATCGCCCCGCAGGCGAAGATCGTGACGTTCGGCAGCGACCCCGAGTGCATGCAGGCGCTCAAGCAGGAGCGCGGCGACGCCTACGTCCAGGACGAGACACTCCTGGTCGCCAACGCCAAGAAGGACCCGTCGGTCCAGGTCGTCGGATCGCCGTTCACGACCGACCCGTACGGCATCGGCCTCAAGCACGGGGACGATCAGTTCAAGAAGTTCGTCAACGACTGGCTGAAGAAGATCCAGGCCGACGGCCTCTGGCAGCAGACCTGGAAGAACTCCATCGGCACGGTCGTGCAGGGCGAGGCTCCCACCCCGCCGCAGATCGGATCGGTGCCGGGTTCCTGA
- a CDS encoding amino acid ABC transporter permease, translated as MSAILDHLPEFWQGLIVTLQLTAASFLGAAVMGLVITAMRVSPVGVLRGIGTAYVETFQNLPLLVLLVLAVFGLPEIGIKADLLVTAIVVIALYEAAYIAEALRSGVNAVSAGQGEAARALGLTFGQSLRHVILPQALRTVIQPLGNIFIALTMNTSLAAAIGVVDLTAAANRVNLMEAQPIPIFVGAGLAYALIAAGAGFVTGRLERRLVVVR; from the coding sequence ATGTCGGCGATCCTGGATCACCTGCCCGAATTCTGGCAGGGCCTGATCGTGACCCTCCAGCTCACCGCGGCGTCGTTCCTCGGCGCCGCGGTGATGGGCCTGGTGATCACGGCCATGCGGGTCAGCCCGGTCGGCGTGCTGCGCGGGATCGGCACCGCCTACGTGGAGACCTTCCAGAACCTGCCCCTCCTGGTGCTGCTGGTACTCGCCGTCTTCGGCCTGCCGGAGATCGGGATCAAGGCCGACCTGCTGGTGACGGCCATCGTGGTCATCGCGCTCTACGAGGCCGCCTATATCGCCGAGGCCCTGCGCTCGGGCGTCAACGCCGTCTCCGCCGGGCAGGGTGAGGCGGCCCGCGCGCTCGGGCTGACCTTCGGCCAGTCCCTGCGGCACGTGATCCTGCCGCAGGCGCTGCGCACGGTGATCCAGCCGCTGGGCAACATCTTCATCGCGTTGACGATGAACACCTCGCTCGCGGCCGCGATCGGCGTGGTGGACCTGACCGCCGCGGCCAACCGGGTCAACCTGATGGAGGCCCAGCCCATCCCGATCTTCGTCGGGGCGGGCCTGGCCTACGCACTGATCGCCGCCGGTGCCGGGTTCGTCACCGGGCGGCTCGAACGACGGCTGGTGGTGGTCAGGTGA
- a CDS encoding amino acid ABC transporter permease, with product MSSLLFDEPGPRARRRIRIATVVGAVAVLGLLALAVRQFAAAGQLGADRWQPYATWPMWRYLLDGLWSTALAAVVSAALAMAVGLALALGRLSRQRWVRLPAATYVEVVRTVPALLLVYLVLFALPRYGLDLPLFWKLVVPLAISNAAAFAEIFRAGILSVERGQGEAGLAVGLTHGQTMRMIVLPQAARRVLPSIVSQSVGLLKDTSLGFVVSYAELLYSGKVLASYNGLLIQTYIVVALIYLVVNASLSKLARTLEARRRRAGRPRRRLTRA from the coding sequence GTGAGTAGTCTGCTCTTCGACGAGCCCGGACCGCGCGCCCGCCGCAGGATCCGGATCGCGACCGTTGTGGGGGCGGTCGCGGTCCTCGGTCTGCTGGCGCTGGCCGTACGGCAGTTCGCCGCCGCCGGTCAGCTCGGCGCCGACCGCTGGCAGCCGTACGCGACGTGGCCGATGTGGCGCTACCTGCTCGACGGGCTCTGGTCCACCGCGCTGGCGGCGGTCGTCTCGGCGGCGCTCGCGATGGCGGTCGGCCTGGCACTGGCCCTCGGGCGGCTGTCCCGGCAGCGCTGGGTGCGCCTGCCCGCCGCCACGTACGTGGAGGTCGTGCGGACCGTCCCGGCGCTGCTGCTGGTCTACCTCGTGCTGTTCGCACTGCCCCGCTACGGGCTGGACCTGCCGCTGTTCTGGAAGCTCGTGGTACCGCTGGCGATCTCGAACGCGGCGGCGTTCGCGGAGATCTTCCGGGCCGGGATCCTGTCCGTGGAGCGCGGCCAGGGCGAGGCGGGTCTGGCGGTCGGGCTGACCCACGGTCAGACGATGCGCATGATCGTGCTCCCGCAGGCGGCCCGGCGCGTGCTGCCCTCGATCGTCAGCCAGTCCGTCGGCCTGCTGAAGGACACCTCGCTGGGCTTCGTCGTCAGCTACGCCGAACTGCTCTACAGCGGCAAGGTCCTGGCGTCCTACAACGGCCTGCTCATCCAGACCTACATCGTCGTCGCGCTGATCTACCTGGTCGTCAACGCGTCGCTGTCCAAGCTCGCCCGCACCCTCGAAGCCCGCCGGCGGCGGGCCGGCCGACCACGAAGGAGACTCACCCGTGCCTGA
- a CDS encoding asparaginase: protein MPELVPLDGGRSGFVPLAEVVRSGFTESVHFGSAVALAPDGGVVVARGAVGAPVLPRSSAKPFQALGCLLSGADLRGPRLAIAAGSHTGEDFHVRLVAEMLGEAGLGFDALGCPADWPEDEATRHALIRGGLTASPERMNCSGKHAAMLAASVASGWAVDSYLDPAHPVQRRVRDVVEELSGERTAHVAVDGCGAPLFGLSLTGLARAVRGLVLAAPGTAPRAVADAMREHPEYVGGTGHVNTSLMRALPGAVAKGGAEGVLVVALATGHAAAVKVIDGSPRATSAIALAALRAAGGDVASAGEFARVPVLGGGVPVGEIHALEDE, encoded by the coding sequence GTGCCTGAACTCGTCCCGCTCGACGGGGGGCGTTCCGGATTCGTCCCGCTCGCCGAGGTGGTGCGTTCCGGATTCACCGAGAGCGTGCACTTCGGCAGCGCCGTCGCCCTCGCGCCCGACGGCGGGGTGGTGGTCGCCCGCGGCGCGGTCGGCGCGCCGGTGCTGCCGCGCTCGTCGGCCAAGCCGTTCCAGGCGCTCGGGTGCCTGCTGTCCGGCGCCGACCTGCGCGGCCCGCGCCTGGCCATCGCCGCCGGCAGCCACACGGGCGAGGACTTCCACGTGCGCCTGGTCGCCGAGATGCTCGGCGAGGCGGGGCTGGGCTTCGACGCCCTCGGCTGTCCCGCCGACTGGCCGGAGGACGAGGCCACCCGTCACGCGCTGATCCGGGGCGGCCTGACCGCCTCCCCCGAGCGGATGAACTGCTCGGGCAAGCACGCCGCGATGCTCGCCGCGTCGGTGGCCTCGGGCTGGGCGGTCGACTCCTACCTCGATCCCGCTCATCCCGTGCAGCGACGGGTCCGGGACGTGGTCGAGGAACTCTCCGGAGAGCGGACGGCCCACGTCGCCGTCGACGGGTGCGGCGCGCCGCTGTTCGGGCTGTCGCTGACCGGTCTGGCGAGGGCCGTGCGGGGGCTGGTCCTCGCCGCCCCCGGAACGGCGCCCCGGGCGGTCGCCGACGCGATGCGCGAGCACCCCGAGTACGTCGGCGGGACCGGCCACGTCAACACCTCGCTGATGCGGGCGCTGCCGGGGGCGGTGGCGAAGGGGGGCGCCGAGGGGGTGCTCGTCGTCGCGCTCGCCACCGGGCACGCGGCGGCCGTCAAGGTCATCGACGGGAGCCCGCGGGCCACCAGCGCGATCGCGCTGGCCGCGCTCCGGGCGGCGGGGGGCGACGTCGCGTCCGCCGGGGAGTTCGCACGTGTTCCGGTACTGGGCGGGGGCGTCCCGGTCGGCGAGATCCATGCTTTGGAGGATGAATGA